In the Methanosphaera stadtmanae DSM 3091 genome, AAATAGAAAGTAAGGGTTATGACGTTAAATTACTCTTATTTATAGGTGGAACTGAAAAACTAAGGGATACAAATGTGGATATAATTTCAGAAATGTTTAATAAACCTGTATTATTTGGTCAAGATCATAGTAAAGTTCCATATGACTTAATAGAAGAATCTATAAAAGAATATGATGTGGGAATGGTTGTTGATTTATCTGATGAACCTGTTGTAAACTATTCAATAAGATTTAATATAGCAACAATTGCACTACTTAATGGTTGTATGTATAAGGGATCTGATTTTGAATTTAAAGCATTAGAAGAGGAAGATGTACTTAATAATCCATCATATAAAATTATAGGTACAGGTAAAAGAATTGGAAAAACTGCAGTTTCTGCATATACTGCTCGTCTTATTAACAAGGATAGTGATTTTGTTCCATGTGTTGTTGCAATGGGAAGAGGTGGACCTCAAATACCTGAAATAGTACGTGGTGATAAAATACATTTAACTCCCAAATATCTTATGGAAAAATCTGATAAGGGCTTTCATGCAGCATCAGATCACTGGGAGGATGCTTTAATGAGTAGAGTTTTAACAGTAGGTTGTAGAAGATGTGCTGGTGGAATGGCAGGTATGGTATATGAGACAAACATGGTTGAAGGAGCAATGATGACCAATGATTTGGATGTGAATCTTGTAGCACTAGAGGGTAGTGGTTCTGCAATACCTCCAGTAAAGGCTGATAAACAAATAGTTCTTGTTGGTGGCCATCAGCCAATGGAAACATTAACAGAATATTTTGGTCCATATAGAATTAAATTAGCAGATCTTATTATAATAACAATGTGTGATGAACAAATCTGTTCTAGGGAAAAATTAGATGATTTATTAATTAAGATACATGAAATTAATCCAAA is a window encoding:
- a CDS encoding 2,3-diphosphoglycerate synthetase gives rise to the protein MSVLCLVDGEHYFPVTKSAVDKIESKGYDVKLLLFIGGTEKLRDTNVDIISEMFNKPVLFGQDHSKVPYDLIEESIKEYDVGMVVDLSDEPVVNYSIRFNIATIALLNGCMYKGSDFEFKALEEEDVLNNPSYKIIGTGKRIGKTAVSAYTARLINKDSDFVPCVVAMGRGGPQIPEIVRGDKIHLTPKYLMEKSDKGFHAASDHWEDALMSRVLTVGCRRCAGGMAGMVYETNMVEGAMMTNDLDVNLVALEGSGSAIPPVKADKQIVLVGGHQPMETLTEYFGPYRIKLADLIIITMCDEQICSREKLDDLLIKIHEINPNADIVPTIFRPHPVDDISNKNILFATTAPESVQHLLKDYLEENFNCNVVAISSHLSNRPLLQRDIEENIDNIDCMLTELKAAAVDVATKDALNKGLEVVYCDNIPIAINDEYDLDKSIMNIVYEAKESFNKKD